A single Candoia aspera isolate rCanAsp1 chromosome 5, rCanAsp1.hap2, whole genome shotgun sequence DNA region contains:
- the TXNDC9 gene encoding thioredoxin domain-containing protein 9, with protein MDADTSVDVFSKALEAQMLQTAKIVEEQLDAEMQKLDQMDEDELELLKQRRLEALKKAQQQKQEWLSKGHGEYREIPSEREFFQEVKGSKNVVCHFYRDSTFRCLILDKHLTILAKKHIETKFIKLNAEKSPFLCERLHIKIIPTLALVKDGKTQDYVVGFTDLGNTDEFTTETLEWRLGCADIINYSGNLMEPPFQSQKKFGTSFTKLDKKTIRGKKYDSDSDDD; from the exons ATGGATGCAGATACTTCTGTTGATGTATTCTCAAAAGCTCTGGAGGCTCAGATGCTTCAGACAGCCAAGATTGTAGAAGAACAACTTGATGCTGAAATGCAGAAATTGGACCAGATGGATGAAGATGAACTGGAACTTCTCAAACAAAGAAGGCTTGAAGCACTCAAGAAAGCCCAGCAACAAAAACAA GAATGGCTTTCAAAAGGACATGGGGAATACCGAGAAATCCCCAGTGAGCGAGAATTTTTTCAAGAAGTGAAAGGGAGCAAGAATGTGGTCTGTCATTTTTATAGAGATTCAACCTTCAG atGCTTAATATTAGATAAGCATTTAACAATACTTGCAAAAAAGCATATTGAGACGAAGTTTATCAAGTTAAATGCTGAAAAATCACCATTTCTTTGTGAGAGACTTCACATCAAGATAATTCCCACATTAGCACTAGTAAAAGATGGAAAAACTCAAGATTATGTGGTTGGTTTTACTGATCTTGGTAACACAGATGAGTTCACCACAGAGACTTTAGAATGGAGATTAGGCTGCGCAGATATCATCAACTACAG TGGCAACCTAATGGAACCACCTTTCCAAAGCCAAAAGAAGTTTGGAACATCTTTCACAAAGTTGGATAAGAAAACGATCAGAGGGAAGAAATATGATTCAGATTCTGATGATGATTAG